The genomic stretch AGCCATCATGGCCGCCTGGAATGGTAGTTTGTTTAATTTATCCACCAATTGGCACCAATCATAACGTCCCTCTGAGATCTTTTGTTGTGGTAAACCAGCCCAGCTACCATTGGCCCTTGTTGACAAATCAAGTGGATGTAATTCAATAGATCATAAGGACTCACGTCAGTGATGGCCTTCTTGGCCTTCTCCTCTGCATTCCTAGCCTCCTGGACGatgtcctccacctctccctgcaCCTGCACCAGGTCAGACTCCAGCTTCTTCTTGGTGTTCAGAAGGCTGGTGTTCTGGAGGAGGAAACAAGACAATTTGTTTGAATCCCAAGAGAACTTACAAGCCAGAAACTGTATGCTTGGTTGAGTTTAATTAGAAGTGGCTTTTGACCCCTACCTGCGAGTGCAGCAGTCCAACGCGCTCGCTGGCGTCTACCAGCTCAGTCTCAGCCACTTTgcggcctctctctgtctgctccagAGCAACTCTCAGCTCCTCAATTTCAGCAACCATCAGACCGTTTCTGCGCTCCACCATGGCTACCTGCTCCTTCATATCATCTGAGGCGCGGACAGCATCATCAAGGTGCAATTGGGCATCCTGGGGTTCACAATGACAGGTTCATTAGGACTTGTGGAAGTAGAGTCGATAGGATGGGTGATAGAAATGTTAATTGGTAAGAATTTCCCCATTATCCCTACCTtttctacagtatattagttaATTCCTCTGTTCTATTATTTGCTACAGTTTCACAAACAAATCGATCCCCATGTTTAGTTTTATGAGCCTGATGTCCCAGTCCCTTTACCTTGAGCTGTCCCTGGACGTTCCTCAGCTGTTTCTGAGCCTCAGCGGCCTGCCTGTTGGAGTGGCTCAGCTGGACCTCCATCTCGTtcaggtctccctccatcttcttcttCACCCTCAGGGCGTCATTCCTGCTCCTGATCTCAGAGTCCAGGGTGCTCTGCATGGAGTCAACCACCCTCTGGCTGTTCCGCTTGATCTGCTCAATCTCCTCGTCCTTCTCAGCCAGCTTCCTGTCCACCTCACCTTTGATCTGGTTCAGCTCCAGCTGCACACGCAGAATCTTGGATTCCTCGTGCTCCAGTGTTCCCTGGACAAAGAGAAGCGGTCGGGTGAATTGTGTTCAATACATTTGGATGTGTATAACACAAGGAATTAAATGTGTACGACTACAATAAACACCAATACAGGGAGCATTGGACTGAAGCTGGCATTGACTAGTGTTATACTGCTTTTCCCATCAAACAGCTGTAGTTTGTACCTCAGCCTCCTCCAGAGCGGTCTGGATCTCAGACTTCTCTGTCTCCACTGTCTTCTTGGCCTTCTCCAGCTCATGGATGCTCTTGCCATTCTCTCCGATCTGCTCAGTCAGGTCAGAGATCTCctctgcacacacaaacacaggagcAGTTTAGACTTGGGAGATTTTCAGTGGATATCGCCAATGCACTCAAGTTGACATTGAATGataatttattaattaattaattatttaatcTGTAGTTCATATGGTCTTGCAAATCTAATTGCCCCCGCTTCCTTGGGTTTTTCAAAGGAATACCGATTATTAGTTcaaaaaagtatattttatacTGTTCTAAAATAGTGTAATAATTTTGATGATTACAGTTCTCTCCATTTTCAAAACCCTAGTCAAACATGAGCCAAATAGATCTGCCGTTAAATGCTCACGTTGCAGGTTCTTGTTCTCTCGCTTCAGAGTCTCCAGATGATCCAGAGCCTCCTCGTAGGAGTTCTTCATCTTGAAGAGTTCAGTGCTCATAGAGCGAGCCTCCTTCTGAGCTCCTTCCAGCTCAGCCTGACCCTCCTCATACTTCTGCTTCCACTCTGCCAGAACCTAAGGAAATGCATGGGATTTTCATTAGAAGTGATTGATGAAGAGTTTTGAATCAGAAATATGGTACCATTATACTACAATTGATCATATAGCAGACAGAAAATGTAAACCTAGGGTGAGGTTTTCACCTTGTCAAAGTTCCTCTGCTTCTTGTCTAGGTTGGcggccattgcattggctctctCAACGTCAATCATGaggtcctccacctctccctgcaGCCTCTGCTTGGTCTTCTCCAGGGAGGCGCACTTGGAGTTTGTCGCCTCAATGGTCTCCTCAGCCTCCTGCAGACGCTGGGCCAGTTTCTTCCTTTTGGACGACAGAAGTTGTAGAAATGTTACAATATATATGGACGTAAAAACATGTTTCAGCCCCCTACAAGCCTCACCATCCACACCCTATATTTGAGTTTTTTCTGTTGCGTGTGACTCACTTGGCCTCCTCCAGCTCTTCTGTGCGCTGGATGGCATCAGTTTCATACTTAGTCCTCCACTGAGCCACCTCGCTGTTCGCCTTGGACATACCACGTTGCAGCTCTACCTTGGCTTCCTGCTCCTCCTCAAACTGCTCTCTGAGGAGGTCACAGTCATGGCGGGCAGACTGGACACCGTGGGCCAGTGCATTTTTTGCCTGTGAAATAGAAAGACAACGAGAGAGATTAGAGTGATAGTAAAACAAATAACAGTAAAAGTCTCTGAGGGTGGCGTAGTCACCGTCTATATGAAGAAATGGCTCTAAACTCTGTGGTCGGTGGTATCCATTTTGGGTTCCTTACCttgacctcctcctcaatctgCCTCTTCAGCTCCTCAACCTGTTGGGTGAAGGCCTGTTTTCCTCTGGTCAGCTGAGACACCAGGGCTTCCTTCTCCTCCAGCTGGCGGCCAAACTCACCTGTAGGGAAAGAGGGACCTCTTGTTAATGGGGTCTCTGACCTCTAAGattgaaaatgtatttttaggTATCGTAGGGCAATGTTAGGTGGTGAATAGTACAGTAGAAACTATGTGGACTGGACTGTCTGGATATAGCCCCCaatacatgttgttgttgttgtttgatgATTGTACCATTTTCTGTCAGGAGTCTGGCCCTCTGTCCACTGATGTCGTTGATCTGGCGAGCATTTTCATCAGTCTTAGTCTTGAGCTCACTCAACTGGTCCTCAAGAGTACGGCACATCTTCTCCAGATTGCCCTGTTAGTGAAACATGTTCCATCATTACTTTATATATGACACTCCTGTCAACTTCAGTTCACTTGAATGGTAATATAGTTGACCCTACTCAACACTGCTTGAACAAAACATCACTACTCACCTTAGCCTTGGCGACGGCCTCCATGTTGCTGGAGAGGTCATCAATCTCCATCTTGTACTCACTCTTCTCCTTCTCTAGCTTCTGCTTGACGCGCTGCAGGTTGTCGATCTGCTCCCCGAGCTCAGCCACACTGTCGGCCTGCTTCTTGCGCAGAGCGGCGGCTGTGGCCTCATGCTGCAGGGTGGACTCTTCAAGATCACGACGCAGCTTCTGGAACTCAGCCTCACGCTTCTTGTTCATCTCAATCTGAGCAGCAGTGGCGCCTCCGGCCTCCTCCAGCCTCTCGCTGATCTCCTCAAGTTCCCTGGAGAGATCGGCCCTCTGCTTCTCAACCTTAGCCCTGGCAGCACGCTCAGCCTCAAtttcctcctccagctcctcgaTACGGGCCTAGAACAGGGGGCAGGAGCAGGGGGGATGAACACTACAATGCAGTTGAAACAAATGAATGTGTTCATAAAAAGCCAGTTCCACTAATATATTACGTAGACAGTGTCCCATGCAGGAACCAAAACCACAACGGTAAGAACCACCATCTTTACAATGGTAAGAAGCACCAGTATAAAGCACCATCTTCCATCCTACTGAGCCATCAGAAGCCACCAGGAAAAAATGTGTGCTACCAGAATAATTGTTTTCAGGAACTGAAAGCTTAGATCCTGTACTGTACCTGGAGTTCCTTGATCTTCTTCTGCAGCTGAGCTCCCAGAGACTGCTCATCCTCAACCTTGCTGAGGAGCTGGGTGGTCTCAAACTCCTTTCTGAGAAACACAAACACGTAGATTGCAGAGAGAGAGTATCATACCATTTCAGTTTGCTGTTAAGAATCACGTGAAAATTAGTCAagaacagggcggcaggtagcttagtggttaagagcgttgtgccagtaaccgaaaggtcgctagttctaatccccgagccgactaggtgaaaaatctgtcgatgtgcccttgagcaaggcacttaactctaattgctcctgtaagtcgctctggataagagcgtctgctaaatgaccaattattattaattatttaaCAACCATTATTTAGATCAAAATGGCAGCTAATGCCGtcgtcatttgtttgtgtttactTCTTGATTTTCTCATCAGCCTGCTGCTTGTCATTCTCCAGGTCCATTATGGACTCCTGGGCCAGTTTCAGATCTCCCTCCAGCTTTCTCTTGGATCTCTCAAGGTCCATACGGAGCTTCTTCTCTTGCTCCAGAGAACCTTCAAGCTATATGATAAAAACACACAGATAATGTTCAAATCTAAACAACTGAAGATAATTTCATTTTATATACTATCATGGGCAAAATGTCAAACTCCACTCACGTCGTCCACTTGCTGTTCCAGCTTGGTCTTGGCCTTGGTCAGAGTGTTGACTTTGTCCTCCTCTGACTGCAGGTCGTCCAGTGTCTGCTGGTGGGCCTCTTGGAGGGCTTTCTTCTCCTTGGTCAGCTTGGCAACACTCTCATCCATAGATGCCATCTCCTCTGTCAGGTTTTTAACCTGAAAACGGCCACAACAAAATGAGTCTTTGGTCACTTCATCATAAAGGAGAGATTTAGTTTGATAGATATTGCATTCACTTCATTTAGATTAGAAATGTGTCAACAAGTACTCTACTATATATTCAACACTAGATGGCAGTGTACACCATGCCAGTGTACTGATTGGAGGTCATAAATGAGGGGGAACAGAACATGCAATGAATGTGGGGAGTACTCCGCAACTGAAATTCCATAAATTTGTGTCTAAAATTTTCCTGCACCCACAATACAACTGGAATTCCATTTCTGTTGAGATATGTTTTGATTATTGTTTGGTTAGACTGTCTCTGGTAAAACACAATACCTTGTTTTCAGTGGCATGCTTCTCCTTCTCCACTTTGGCCAGGGTGAGCTCCAGGTCATCAATGTCCTTCTTCAGCTCAGAGCACTCATCCTCCAGCTTCCTCTTCTTGGCAGTCAACTCAGCATtcatctcctcctcatcctccagccTCTCGGTCGTCTCTTTGAGTTTGGCCTCCAGCTGGATCTTGCTCTTGATGAGCCCCTCACACCTTTCCTCAGCATCATTCAGATTCTCTGATTCCTGGTTTCAGAACAGGAGAAAATAATCAGCCGCCTCAAAATATAGACTTCATTTAGTCAGAGCTCATAGCAAATCAATATAAATTCATGAAATATATTTATAACATGGGCTGTAAAAATGTGTGAGTTAGCCACATacttcacagtgtgtgtgtgtgtgtaaatgtttcCTTATGAGGGTCGTAGGTCACTCACAGATGTGACTTGGAGCGCCAGGTCATTTTTCTCTTGTAGCAGGGACACCATCTTTTCCTCCAACTCCTTCTTCTTGGCCAGAGCCTTAGCCAGATCTGTCTTCATCTTCTCATAGTTCTCCTTCATGTTGGCCAGCTCCTTCTCAGTCTCTGCACTCTTCAGCAGGGGCTTGATCTTGAAGTACAACTTCATCCATGGCCAGGTTTTCACATTCATGAATGAGCGGATGTTGTACTGGATGGAGAAGATGGAATCTCTGGTTGACAGAAAGGATAGGGCGGCATGGTGAGTGACATCCTTAATAAAGCTACATTCTGGGAGTCAAAAAATAACAAAACAGAGCCCTGTCCCACTTTTGGTATACAGCTGAGGAATGAGACTAGAGAAATGTAACCAGGCAATTCCACGGTAATGGAAGgcatttcactttaaaatgtataccaaacaaaaaccattgatttcaaagtttaacaaaccatacaactctatgcacaaggactacttttacaaaaacacattcacAGGAAGAACTGTACAGATACAAAGGTAGTTGACAGAATAGAACTACGGGCGATTTTACCGTAAGGGAGATTGGTAATAGAATTACGGTGCAAACTTCGCATCGGCACAGTTTTTCCAGTAAATGTATTTTTTGAAATGTACTATGTAAATGTAACCTCTGTTAAATTCATAGACAGCGCTCTCGATGCAAGGACTGACAGGTTATGCTAAGCTCTTGAGGCATTTTGTATTCTTAAAAAATGAATGCTTTAATATCCCAAATTTAAAGGACAATTGAACAGCTTTCCAAACATACTTTTCTCATTGTGAACAACTCACagcatatacagtatgttatcatAATGCATTAGATACAGGTGGTTGACAGAAAGCTTTGCCAAGATGTCTAGtattcctcacctcctctccatcaTCTTGGTGAACTCTCTCCTCATGAGGAATCCACGGCTGAGAGCCTGGACCATGCCGACCAGAGCGGCCAgcttctcatctctcatctcctccaggACACCCAGCAGACCGGCTTTGAAGAACACCTGACACAGGTAAACATGGTCAATGGAACCACAGTCAGATGGTGACAGAGAGAAATGGTTGAATCAAAAGAGGTGAACAACACCACTAGAGGGGAACAACGCCACTAGAGGGGAACAACACCACTAGAGGGGAACAACACCACTAGAGGGGAACAACACCACTAGAGGGGAACAACACCACTAGATTGATTTGAACAAGTTTAGTTTATCTTCTATATTTGTAATGTTTGAcaacaaataaagaaaaagcgGTCTAATGTTTTTCCACCTTTTCCATTAGTTAAATCGGGGTTTAAATGATTGAAGTTGTGTTTTGTTGTCAGCCATGGCTGGGGGTATTTGACTGACCTTGGTGTGTCCGAACTTGTAATCATCGTGATTTATATCAATGGACCCAAGCAGCTTCTCAGAAGCCTTCTTGTTATCCATGAACTGGCCCTCGGGGATGACACTGGCGTTCAGTACTTTATACCTGAATGAGGAGACATTTTTTAACATAATGTCAAGTTGTAATAGGTTGGTTATATTACGTGAACGGTAAGCCTATTCTGATGCTGGGAAAACCTttggagcaggtgtgtgtgtgtgtttgtgtgtgtgtgtgtgtgtgtgtgtgtgtgcattagtgTTTCTATACATCTACCTCTGTTTGAAGTCAGCATAGATGATTCTGCTGGGGAAGCCCTTCCTGCAGATCCTGATACCCTCCAGAACACCATTACACCTGAGCTGGTGGATAACCAGGAAGTTCTCCATCAGACCTGGTAAAACAAACCAAGTCTCTTTTAATACTCATAAACAGGTTAAAGATTCGGGTCGTTAAGGTTACTGATACTGTACTGATAAGATAATATTTAACTCAATATTTACCCGGAGTCTTTGACTCGTTGGGGATCAGGCAGCGCACAAAGTGAGGATGAGTGCTCCTCAAGTTGGTCATCAGCTTGCCCAAGTTCTCCTGTTAGAGGATTACAAACCATTCTCTCAGACATCAttcattatcaaatcaaatcaaatttgtcacatgcgccgaatacaacaggtgtagaccttacagtgaaatgcttacttacaagccccttaaccaacaatgcagttttaagaaaatagagttaagaaaatatttaccaaataaacaaaagtaaaaaaataaaataaaataaaagtaacacaataaaataacaataacgaggtaccgaggctatatacagggagtaccggtaccgagtcaatgtgcggggtacaggttagtccaggtaatttgtacatgtaggtagagttaaagtgactacgcatagataataaacagagagtagcagcagcgtaaaagagggggggtaGATAGtgcgggtggccattttattaattgttcaggagtcttatggcttgggggtagaagctgttaaggagccttttggatctagacttggcgctccggtaccgcttgccgtgcggtagcagagagaacattctattactagggtggctggggtctttgacaatttttaagggccttcctctgacaccgcctggtatagaggtcctgggtggcaggaagcttggccccagtgatgtactgggcatttcactgtctcccgagtggtgcagtggtctaaggcactgcatcgcagtactagctgtgccactagagatcctggttcgaatccaggctctgtcgtaaatggccgcgaccgggagacccatggggcggcgcacaatttgtccagggtaggggagggaatggccggcagggatgtagctcagttggtagagcatggcgtttgcaacgccagggttgtgggttcgattcccacggggggccagtattaaaaataaaTCTATAAACAAAaataagaatgtatgcactcactaactgtaagtcgctctggataagagcgtctgctaaatgatgtaaaatgtGCGCACCTTTTTAAGGACTGAATATACACATTTTAAAAGCTCACCCTGAACTGGGAAGACACAGTCTGCATGGAACCACCCTTCTTCTTGCCTCCTTTCTTGGTTGTATCTGTTAAAATATGGGGGAAAGTAAAAGATAACTATGAACGCGATAAACACACTTATCTTAATGCAAATGCTGCCAATGAGTATTTGTCACaagcttcgtaaacaacaggtgtagactaacagtgaaatgctcatTCACAggcccttctcaacaatgcaaaaaatcaacaaaaatatagaataacttggctatatacacgtggtaccgagtcgatgtgcaggggtacaaggtcattgaggtagatatgtacatataggtagggttaaagtgactagacaacaggatagataatagacagaagcagcagtatactgtaggtaggggtcaagtgactaggcaacaggatagataatagacagtagcagcagtatactgtaggtagggttaaagtgactagacaacaggatagataatagacagtagcagcagtatactgtaggtagggttaaagtgactagacaacaggatagataatagacagtagcagcagtatactgtaggtaggggtaaagtgactaggcaacaggatagataatagacagtagcagcagtatactgtaggtagggttaaagtgactagacaacaggatagataatagacagtagcagcagtatactgtaggtaggggtaaagtgactagacaacaggatagataatagacagtagcagcagcgtatgtgatgagtcataAGAGGTTccatgcagatagtctgggttgctttggttaactatttagtagtcgtatggcttgggggtagaagctgttcagggttctGTAAAGTTGAACCGTTTTtgtctcaatatcaaataatttctgggtaacaattaagtaccttactgtgattgttttcagttaaaatggtcaaaaaggaaCAAAAATGGCTCCTTAGTAAAGAGCAATTTCtgaagcaagaatttagctaggactatctgggagtggtctgaatgGGGAGAGGAAAACTAGCTGCTATTGGCAGAGATGTTTGAaactctttttcttattggtctattaactagtttaccgcctggtgatgtagTCAGAGTCAATATAAACATGATAATATTGAATTCCCCCTCGACCACACCaacaaattggggaaaacaaacattctttcccaTCCCAGTGTAAGATATTTGTTGGTTATACAGAACTAACAAAACATGCTGAAAAGCTCCTGTGTTGTtgtacatgtaaccaggtcaaACATCCCGACCTATGGTTCACAACACTCCCAcatagggaaatagagcctgcgacTTCAGGCTATTCGGCGTGGAAGAGTGGGAACCTGatgtccaagtaggctacacgaagctatgtgtgtggaaaatATTTATTCACcggtaagacatttaacttgttaTAGGGTAGTCTGTTTTGTAAcgccactcactacttgtagctgtgtagtccgtttgtttgtgttgttggtcctggctagcttaatgttccggttggtagctagctagcgctTACTCACGTGGCTGCTAGCACCGTCATGAAACGGAGGGACAATATTAAGTTATTTGAAGTAGTGAGAACACAGGCagtgttgaaaagtaatctttaaaCTTGTTGAACTTTGcataaatgtagttttgtaattgactaaaacaagaaGACAAAAAGAAAATTGCCTTTGAAAAAGGCCAAGTATTTGCTttgagccaatggggtaacctaggtaacgacaggttgttttccccacaggcggGTGGTGCGGTGacgttctatctaataccgactgggtctataggtaggggtaaagtgactaggcagcaggatagataataaacataactaacttccttcatactggacacagagacataaaaatggtatccacgagttcatctgactctggggaagtacatAAATGGTATCATTGCGAAAATCCTGAAGTAATCCTTTAAAGAAAATGTGGGTCTGACTTGTAACTAGTGCTTGGTTAAATCTTTTGACGTGATGCTGGTCTTACCCTCAGGTGGGGCAGCAGGGTACAGAGCAGCCAACAGTTTGACTGAGGCCTTCCCGTACATCAGAATAACTGAATCGTTCAGGGGGTCCTTGTTCTTCTCTAGCCAGCCAGTGATGTTGTAGTCCACAGTGCCGGCATAGTGTACGAGAGAGAAGTGGGCCTCTGCCTTGCCTTTGGCAGGCTTTGGCTTCTCAAACGCCTTGGTTTTGCCAAGATGCTGGTCGTTGAGCTTGTTCTTGAAGGTAGTGTCTGAAGCCTTGGGGAACATGCACTCCTCTTCAAGGATGGAGAAGATGCCCAATGGCTTTACGAAA from Coregonus clupeaformis isolate EN_2021a chromosome 21, ASM2061545v1, whole genome shotgun sequence encodes the following:
- the LOC121535376 gene encoding myosin heavy chain, fast skeletal muscle; translation: MSTDAEMKIYGKAAIYLRKPERERIEAQAAPFDSKNACYVTDVKELYLKGLITGRKEGKCTVTVTNPDGTKQEGKEFKEADIYQMNPPKYDKIEDMAMMTYLNEASVLYNLKERYAAWMIYTYSGLFCATVNPYKWLPVYDEEVVNAYRGKKRMEAPPHIFSVSDNAFQFMMIDKENQSVLITGESGAGKTVNTKRVIQYFATIAVSGAKKEVDPSKMQGSLEDQIIAANPLLESYGNAKTVRNDNSSRFGKFIRIHFQAGKLAKADIETYLLEKSRVSFQLPDERGYHIFYQMMTGHKPELVEMTLITTNPYDYPMISQGQITVASINDKEELDATDDAITILGFTNDEKMSIYKLTGAVMHHGNLKFKQKQREEQAEPDGTEVADKIGYLLGLNSAELLKCLCYPRVKVGNEYVTKGQTVPQVYNAVMALAKSIYERMFLWMVIRINEMLDTKNPRQFYIGVLDIAGFEIFDYNSMEQLCINFTNEKLQQFFNHTMFVLEQEEYKKEGIVWAFIDFGMDLAACIELIEKPLGIFSILEEECMFPKASDTTFKNKLNDQHLGKTKAFEKPKPAKGKAEAHFSLVHYAGTVDYNITGWLEKNKDPLNDSVILMYGKASVKLLAALYPAAPPEDTTKKGGKKKGGSMQTVSSQFRENLGKLMTNLRSTHPHFVRCLIPNESKTPGLMENFLVIHQLRCNGVLEGIRICRKGFPSRIIYADFKQRYKVLNASVIPEGQFMDNKKASEKLLGSIDINHDDYKFGHTKVFFKAGLLGVLEEMRDEKLAALVGMVQALSRGFLMRREFTKMMERRDSIFSIQYNIRSFMNVKTWPWMKLYFKIKPLLKSAETEKELANMKENYEKMKTDLAKALAKKKELEEKMVSLLQEKNDLALQVTSESENLNDAEERCEGLIKSKIQLEAKLKETTERLEDEEEMNAELTAKKRKLEDECSELKKDIDDLELTLAKVEKEKHATENKVKNLTEEMASMDESVAKLTKEKKALQEAHQQTLDDLQSEEDKVNTLTKAKTKLEQQVDDLEGSLEQEKKLRMDLERSKRKLEGDLKLAQESIMDLENDKQQADEKIKKKEFETTQLLSKVEDEQSLGAQLQKKIKELQARIEELEEEIEAERAARAKVEKQRADLSRELEEISERLEEAGGATAAQIEMNKKREAEFQKLRRDLEESTLQHEATAAALRKKQADSVAELGEQIDNLQRVKQKLEKEKSEYKMEIDDLSSNMEAVAKAKGNLEKMCRTLEDQLSELKTKTDENARQINDISGQRARLLTENGEFGRQLEEKEALVSQLTRGKQAFTQQVEELKRQIEEEVKAKNALAHGVQSARHDCDLLREQFEEEQEAKVELQRGMSKANSEVAQWRTKYETDAIQRTEELEEAKKKLAQRLQEAEETIEATNSKCASLEKTKQRLQGEVEDLMIDVERANAMAANLDKKQRNFDKVLAEWKQKYEEGQAELEGAQKEARSMSTELFKMKNSYEEALDHLETLKRENKNLQQEISDLTEQIGENGKSIHELEKAKKTVETEKSEIQTALEEAEGTLEHEESKILRVQLELNQIKGEVDRKLAEKDEEIEQIKRNSQRVVDSMQSTLDSEIRSRNDALRVKKKMEGDLNEMEVQLSHSNRQAAEAQKQLRNVQGQLKDAQLHLDDAVRASDDMKEQVAMVERRNGLMVAEIEELRVALEQTERGRKVAETELVDASERVGLLHSQNTSLLNTKKKLESDLVQVQGEVEDIVQEARNAEEKAKKAITDAAMMAEELKKEQDTSSHLERMKKNLEVTVKDLQHRLDEAENLAMKGGKKQLQKLESRVRELETEVEAEQRRGVDAVKGVRKYERRVKELTYQTEEDKKNVVRLQDLVDKLQLKVKAYKRQAEEAEEQANSHMSKFRKVQHELEEAEERADIAETQVNKLRAKTRDTGKGKEVAE